The proteins below are encoded in one region of Campylobacter helveticus:
- a CDS encoding DHH family phosphoesterase → MKIYHLSHTDLDGYACQYITNFYFKNINFYNSNYGKEINENFVAILSDIEKDGENEALLLISDLNLSLAQCEEFEKICKEKKVKLLLLDHHQSGAECMQKYEWYLLDSSRCAAKIVYDFFSKICFKDEDLERFVSVVNAVDIWLKDDKYFELGKVFLGLITGAKEINRVMFQKENVLYMFFLLDRARKFIEKENAHILLDNAVHFIKKDFFLKNWTDDTLANLLSRFVVEKLSLMKEEFVIYYENYKGILSSNIGNTSIIGNDFLVKNPDFDFFIDVSSRKTLSFRANDKVDVSLMAKKLVGGGGHKNASGGLFISFKDSANYKFIKAQIVDLIKSKELKKEKGNV, encoded by the coding sequence ATGAAAATTTATCATCTCTCCCATACAGATTTAGACGGCTATGCTTGTCAATATATCACTAATTTTTATTTTAAAAATATAAATTTTTATAATTCTAATTATGGCAAGGAAATCAACGAAAATTTTGTAGCGATTTTAAGTGATATTGAAAAAGATGGCGAAAATGAAGCCTTGCTACTCATTAGTGATTTAAATTTAAGTCTTGCGCAGTGTGAAGAATTTGAAAAAATTTGTAAAGAGAAAAAAGTCAAGCTTTTACTTTTAGACCACCATCAAAGCGGAGCTGAGTGTATGCAAAAATATGAGTGGTATCTTTTAGATAGCTCAAGGTGTGCGGCTAAAATCGTTTATGATTTTTTCTCTAAAATTTGCTTTAAAGATGAGGATTTGGAGCGTTTTGTGAGCGTTGTTAATGCTGTGGATATTTGGCTTAAAGATGATAAGTATTTTGAACTTGGAAAGGTTTTTTTAGGCTTAATTACCGGTGCGAAGGAGATTAACCGCGTAATGTTTCAAAAAGAAAATGTGCTTTATATGTTCTTTTTGCTTGATAGGGCAAGAAAATTTATAGAAAAAGAAAATGCACATATCTTGCTTGATAATGCCGTGCATTTTATCAAAAAAGATTTCTTTTTGAAAAACTGGACGGACGATACTTTAGCAAATTTACTTTCTCGTTTTGTAGTGGAAAAATTAAGCTTAATGAAAGAAGAATTTGTAATTTATTATGAAAATTATAAAGGAATTTTAAGCTCAAATATAGGAAATACCTCCATTATAGGCAATGATTTTCTAGTGAAAAATCCCGATTTTGATTTTTTCATCGATGTGAGCTCTAGAAAAACTTTAAGTTTTAGAGCAAATGATAAGGTCGATGTAAGCTTAATGGCTAAAAAGCTAGTTGGTGGAGGAGGGCATAAAAATGCTAGTGGGGGGCTTTTTATCTCTTTTAAAGATAGTGCAAATTACAAATTTATTAAAGCACAAATTGTGGATTTGATAAAATCAAAAGAATTAAAAAAGGAAAAAGGAAATGTCTAA
- the flhA gene encoding flagellar biosynthesis protein FlhA — translation MAKKKIVDFVFPFLGPLIAPVIKAKSITIVVFIVCILAIIIVPLPGPILDFFLALSIALSVLIILISIYIPKPTDLTTFPTLILIITLFRLALNIATTRMILSEGQNGPEAVSEIIAAFGEFVVGGNYVIGVVVFSILVLINFMVVTKGSTRVSEVQARFTLDAMPGKQMAIDADLNAGLIDEQTARARRQEIIAEANFYGAMDGSSKFIKGDAVAGIIITIINLIGGFLIGSFQHDMSLSDAAATFTILTIGDGLVSQIPGLITSTATAIIITRASKDEENFAEGTLTQLLSEYRTLLIVGFVLFIFALVPGLPTLSLGFMALIFLGLGYLTKQVREGKIDIVNVKKAKPAAATAGAMGQGASAGGAVAPVAKKSEEEILKEEEIKINDILKVEILELELGYALIKLAETELTERIRSMRRNIAQSLGFLMPKIRIRDNLKLQSNKYNFKLKGVSLATFEIYPDKVLAVDAGFVTEEMEGIATKEPAFNSNAVWIDPSNKDEANLNGYVVVDPASVIVTHMTELIKKHASELLTRQEVQNMLDKVQKDYPVIVEGSNISVGLVQKVLKDLLKYRIPIKDMLTILETMSDVSEVSKSPDMIIEHVRAALARVITNMYMDEKGVVDFFILDSATSAFLCDSVQFRDGSYHVPLSVAQTAVLIDTLKAEYDAVSNGRIKPFLLCVESKLRKFLAELCHNFNINIVVISFAEITENTNLNTEGIIKVEF, via the coding sequence ATGGCTAAAAAGAAAATAGTCGATTTTGTTTTTCCTTTTCTAGGTCCCTTAATCGCGCCTGTTATCAAGGCGAAAAGCATCACGATAGTTGTATTTATCGTTTGTATTTTAGCGATTATCATCGTTCCTTTACCAGGACCTATTTTAGATTTTTTTCTTGCTTTAAGTATTGCCCTTTCGGTTTTAATTATACTCATATCCATTTATATACCAAAGCCCACAGACCTTACGACTTTTCCTACACTCATTCTTATCATCACGCTTTTTAGGTTGGCTTTAAATATCGCAACTACGAGAATGATTTTAAGCGAGGGGCAAAATGGACCCGAAGCCGTGAGTGAAATTATCGCCGCTTTTGGTGAATTTGTGGTCGGGGGAAATTATGTCATCGGTGTTGTCGTTTTTTCCATCTTGGTTTTAATCAACTTTATGGTTGTAACAAAAGGTAGCACGAGGGTTTCGGAGGTGCAGGCGCGCTTTACTCTTGATGCGATGCCGGGTAAGCAAATGGCGATTGATGCGGATTTAAATGCGGGTTTGATTGATGAGCAAACTGCTAGAGCGAGACGCCAAGAAATCATAGCTGAAGCGAATTTTTATGGTGCTATGGATGGTTCTTCTAAATTTATCAAAGGTGATGCTGTCGCTGGGATTATCATCACAATTATCAATTTAATAGGCGGCTTTTTAATCGGTTCTTTTCAGCACGATATGAGCTTAAGCGATGCCGCAGCGACTTTTACCATACTTACCATAGGTGATGGGCTTGTTTCTCAAATTCCGGGACTTATCACTTCTACGGCAACAGCGATTATTATCACGCGTGCAAGTAAAGATGAAGAAAATTTTGCCGAGGGCACACTTACCCAGCTTTTAAGCGAATATCGCACACTTTTAATTGTGGGTTTTGTTTTATTTATCTTCGCTTTAGTTCCGGGTCTTCCTACGCTTTCACTTGGCTTTATGGCTTTGATTTTTCTAGGGCTTGGTTATTTAACCAAACAAGTAAGAGAGGGCAAAATCGACATTGTTAATGTTAAAAAAGCCAAACCAGCCGCTGCTACAGCGGGAGCTATGGGGCAGGGTGCAAGTGCAGGTGGTGCGGTCGCACCGGTCGCAAAGAAAAGCGAAGAGGAAATTCTAAAAGAAGAAGAGATTAAAATTAATGACATCTTAAAGGTTGAAATTTTAGAGCTTGAGCTTGGTTATGCTCTCATTAAACTCGCAGAAACGGAGCTAACCGAGCGAATTCGTTCTATGCGTAGAAATATCGCTCAAAGTCTTGGCTTTTTGATGCCTAAAATTAGAATTAGAGACAATTTAAAATTACAATCAAACAAATACAATTTCAAGCTCAAAGGTGTATCCTTAGCCACTTTTGAAATTTATCCGGATAAAGTTTTAGCCGTGGATGCGGGTTTTGTAACGGAGGAAATGGAAGGTATCGCCACAAAAGAACCTGCTTTTAATTCTAATGCGGTTTGGATAGACCCAAGTAACAAAGATGAAGCAAATTTAAACGGCTATGTTGTGGTTGATCCTGCTAGTGTGATTGTAACGCATATGACAGAACTTATCAAAAAGCACGCTAGTGAGCTTTTAACGCGTCAAGAAGTGCAAAATATGCTAGATAAGGTGCAAAAGGATTATCCTGTTATCGTGGAGGGTTCTAATATTTCTGTGGGCTTGGTGCAAAAGGTGCTTAAGGATTTACTAAAATACCGAATTCCAATTAAAGATATGCTAACCATACTTGAAACGATGAGCGATGTTTCCGAAGTAAGTAAAAGCCCAGATATGATAATAGAACACGTAAGAGCCGCTCTTGCAAGAGTAATTACTAATATGTATATGGACGAAAAAGGCGTGGTTGATTTTTTCATTCTTGATTCTGCGACTTCGGCATTTTTGTGCGATAGTGTGCAGTTTAGAGACGGAAGCTATCATGTGCCTTTAAGCGTAGCACAGACGGCTGTTTTAATCGACACCCTAAAAGCAGAATATGACGCCGTTTCAAACGGACGCATTAAGCCTTTCTTGCTATGCGTAGAGTCAAAACTTCGCAAATTCTTAGCCGAGCTTTGTCATAATTTTAATATTAACATTGTCGTTATAAGCTTTGCGGAAATCACAGAAAATACAAATTTAAACACCGAAGGCATTATTAAGGTAGAATTTTAA
- a CDS encoding Rrf2 family transcriptional regulator produces the protein MLLTKASEYALLSLIYISSKSTPCDVDTMATELEIPKSFLAKILQNLARDGLLHSYKGAKGGFTLAKEPSAYTLKEILASAEKKEVSVFECSNGIYPNHKENCNLLPVLVNLQNKINNFLDTITLEDIVKNNG, from the coding sequence GTGCTTTTGACTAAGGCTAGTGAGTATGCTTTACTTTCTTTAATTTACATTTCTTCTAAATCTACTCCTTGTGATGTCGATACTATGGCAACTGAGCTTGAGATTCCAAAAAGTTTTTTAGCAAAAATTTTGCAAAATTTAGCAAGAGATGGTTTGCTTCACTCTTATAAGGGTGCGAAGGGTGGTTTTACTCTTGCAAAAGAGCCAAGTGCCTACACACTTAAAGAAATTTTAGCAAGTGCTGAAAAAAAAGAGGTCAGCGTTTTTGAATGTAGCAATGGAATTTACCCTAATCATAAGGAAAATTGCAATCTTTTACCCGTGCTTGTAAATTTGCAAAACAAAATTAATAACTTTTTAGACACCATCACTTTAGAGGATATTGTTAAGAATAATGGCTAA
- the rpsO gene encoding 30S ribosomal protein S15 — MALDSAKKAEIVAKFAKKAGDTGSTEVQVALLTARITELTEHLKIYKKDFSSRLGLLKLVGQRKRLLSYLKRKDYQSYTKIIAELKLRDK; from the coding sequence ATGGCTTTGGATTCGGCTAAAAAAGCAGAAATTGTTGCGAAATTCGCTAAAAAGGCAGGGGATACTGGCTCAACAGAAGTGCAAGTAGCACTTTTAACAGCAAGGATTACTGAGCTAACAGAACATCTTAAAATTTATAAAAAAGATTTTTCTTCACGCTTGGGACTTTTAAAACTCGTAGGACAAAGAAAAAGACTTTTAAGCTACCTTAAAAGAAAAGATTATCAATCTTACACCAAAATCATCGCTGAGTTAAAACTTAGAGATAAATAA
- the cmoB gene encoding tRNA 5-methoxyuridine(34)/uridine 5-oxyacetic acid(34) synthase CmoB, whose translation MDIKTLEAKISSLEKLTSNFKLTQNVEIATDKSQNALIKEIALNLKPWRKGPFKIDELFIDTEWQSFIKFDILKPFMSEIKDKIVADVGCNNGYYMFKMLEFSPKQIVGFDPSVKYHLQFKLINTLIKTNIKYELLGVEDLPNYALKFDVIFCLGVIYHRSDPVKMLKDLKKSLNPNGIVFLDTMYIESEEEIALVPQNTYSKIPNIYFVPSIKALRNWCLRAGFKEFEVLATKKTDKKEQRKTAWIDSYSLENFLDPKDENLTCEGYEAPKRVYVRLGL comes from the coding sequence ATGGATATTAAAACACTTGAAGCAAAAATATCTTCTTTAGAAAAATTAACTAGCAATTTTAAGCTAACCCAAAATGTAGAAATTGCTACCGATAAAAGTCAAAACGCCCTTATAAAAGAAATCGCCTTAAACCTTAAGCCTTGGCGTAAAGGTCCTTTTAAGATAGATGAGCTTTTTATCGACACAGAATGGCAAAGTTTCATTAAATTTGACATTTTAAAACCTTTTATGAGTGAAATTAAAGATAAAATCGTTGCTGATGTGGGGTGTAATAATGGTTATTATATGTTTAAAATGCTTGAATTTTCTCCCAAACAAATCGTAGGCTTTGACCCGTCAGTAAAATATCATTTGCAATTTAAGCTTATTAACACCCTGATAAAAACAAACATAAAATATGAACTTTTGGGCGTGGAGGATTTGCCAAATTATGCGTTAAAATTTGATGTGATATTTTGCCTTGGGGTGATTTACCATAGAAGCGACCCGGTAAAAATGCTTAAAGATTTAAAAAAAAGCCTCAATCCTAATGGCATAGTTTTTTTAGATACTATGTATATAGAAAGCGAGGAAGAAATAGCGCTTGTTCCGCAAAATACTTATTCTAAAATTCCAAATATTTATTTTGTTCCGTCCATTAAAGCTTTGAGAAACTGGTGTTTAAGAGCTGGTTTTAAAGAATTTGAAGTTTTAGCGACAAAAAAAACAGATAAAAAAGAGCAAAGAAAAACGGCGTGGATAGATTCTTATTCTTTAGAAAATTTTCTCGACCCAAAAGATGAAAATTTAACTTGCGAAGGATATGAAGCACCTAAAAGGGTGTATGTGAGACTTGGTTTGTAA
- a CDS encoding YqaE/Pmp3 family membrane protein — translation MRTFLAIFIPWFVFFTIGRPFAGIICLALQCTFIGWIPAAFWAVSSVNSYKTDKKLKKMEQKFQEQMQDKEQN, via the coding sequence ATGAGAACATTTTTAGCGATTTTTATACCGTGGTTTGTATTTTTTACCATAGGGCGTCCTTTTGCAGGAATTATATGTCTGGCGTTGCAATGCACCTTCATAGGTTGGATACCTGCTGCATTTTGGGCTGTAAGCTCTGTTAATTCTTATAAGACAGATAAAAAATTGAAAAAAATGGAACAAAAGTTTCAAGAACAAATGCAAGATAAAGAACAAAATTGA
- a CDS encoding 2-oxoacid:acceptor oxidoreductase family protein: protein MKYQLRFGGEGGQGVITAGEILAEAAIKEGRQAFKASTYTSQVRGGPTKVDIIIDEKEILFPYAIEGEIDFMLSTADKGYKGFRGGVKEGGIIVIEPNLVHPKEEDYKKWQIFEIPIITIAKDEVGNVATQSVVALAIAAYMSKCIELDVLKETMLHMVPPKTRDANSKAFDLGVKYASQTKPHS from the coding sequence ATGAAGTATCAATTAAGATTTGGCGGTGAGGGCGGACAGGGAGTTATCACTGCTGGGGAAATTTTAGCCGAAGCGGCGATTAAGGAAGGGCGTCAAGCTTTTAAAGCCTCAACTTACACTTCTCAAGTGCGTGGAGGTCCTACTAAGGTTGATATTATCATCGATGAGAAAGAGATACTTTTCCCTTATGCTATTGAGGGGGAGATTGATTTTATGCTTTCAACAGCCGATAAGGGCTATAAAGGCTTTAGGGGTGGAGTAAAAGAGGGGGGCATTATCGTGATAGAGCCAAATTTGGTGCATCCCAAGGAAGAGGATTATAAAAAATGGCAAATTTTTGAAATTCCTATCATTACCATAGCTAAAGACGAAGTGGGCAATGTCGCTACTCAATCAGTCGTAGCCCTAGCAATAGCCGCTTATATGAGCAAGTGCATTGAATTAGATGTTTTAAAAGAAACTATGCTTCATATGGTGCCACCTAAAACTAGAGACGCAAATTCTAAGGCTTTTGATTTGGGTGTAAAATACGCAAGTCAAACAAAACCACATTCGTAA
- a CDS encoding 2-oxoglutarate ferredoxin oxidoreductase subunit beta, with protein MAFDYDEYLRVDKLPTQWCWGCGDGVVLKCIIRAIQKLGWNMDDVCLVSGIGCSGRMSSYVNCNTVHTTHGRAIAYATGIKLANPTKHVIVVSGDGDTLAIGGNHTIHGCRRNIDLTHIVINNFIYGLTNSQTSPTTPKGFYTVTAQFGNIDPNFDACELTKAAGASFVARGNVIEAAKLENLIYKALAHKGYSFVDVFSNCHINLGRKNKMGEAVAMLDWIKNRVVDKAKFETMDFEEKKDKFPTGVLHEDNTQPEYCHAYEEVRKAAKEKRMVDLGALK; from the coding sequence ATGGCATTTGATTATGATGAATATTTAAGGGTTGATAAACTTCCAACTCAGTGGTGCTGGGGCTGTGGCGATGGTGTGGTTTTAAAGTGTATTATTCGTGCAATTCAAAAACTTGGCTGGAATATGGATGATGTATGTCTAGTTTCTGGGATAGGTTGTAGTGGTAGAATGAGTTCTTATGTCAATTGTAATACCGTGCATACAACACACGGCAGGGCAATCGCTTATGCTACAGGCATAAAACTTGCTAATCCTACTAAACATGTGATAGTGGTTAGTGGAGATGGCGATACTTTGGCTATCGGTGGTAACCACACCATACACGGCTGTCGTAGAAATATAGACTTAACACATATTGTGATTAATAATTTTATTTATGGACTTACGAATTCTCAAACCTCCCCTACGACTCCAAAAGGCTTTTACACCGTTACAGCACAATTTGGCAATATAGACCCAAATTTTGATGCTTGTGAGCTTACAAAAGCCGCTGGAGCTTCTTTTGTGGCGAGGGGAAATGTCATTGAGGCGGCAAAGCTTGAAAATTTAATCTATAAGGCTCTAGCACATAAAGGATATAGTTTTGTCGATGTGTTTTCAAATTGCCATATTAATTTGGGGCGTAAAAATAAAATGGGTGAGGCTGTGGCTATGCTTGATTGGATTAAGAACCGCGTAGTTGATAAGGCTAAATTTGAAACTATGGATTTTGAAGAAAAGAAGGATAAATTTCCAACAGGAGTTTTACACGAGGATAATACCCAACCAGAATACTGCCACGCTTATGAAGAAGTGCGTAAAGCAGCAAAAGAAAAAAGAATGGTGGATTTAGGAGCTTTAAAATGA
- a CDS encoding 2-oxoglutarate synthase subunit alpha: MREVIATGNVLIAQAAIDCGCKFFGGYPITPSSEIAHELSHMLPANDGTFIQMEDEISGISVAIGAAMSGVKSMTASSGPGISLKAEQIGLAFIAEIPLVIVNVMRGGPSTGLPTRVAQGDLFQAKAPTHGDFASIAIAPASLEEAYTETIRAFNLAEKYMTPVFLLMDETVGHMNGKALLPELKDVKIVNRKKFSGDKKDYKPYAAAENEAATLNPFFEGYRYHITGLHHGDIGFPTEDGEIVKKNIERLIGKIKNNRNDICAYEEYMLDDAEFLIIAYGSVSRSAKEAINRLREEGIKVGLFRPITLYPVAEEKIASVVSKFKKVMVSELNMGQYLEEIERVSSRRDFISLHRANGRPITPSEIIAKVKENL, translated from the coding sequence ATGAGAGAAGTTATAGCAACGGGGAATGTTTTAATCGCACAAGCGGCTATTGATTGTGGTTGTAAATTCTTTGGAGGTTATCCCATTACTCCTAGTAGTGAGATAGCACACGAGTTAAGCCATATGCTTCCTGCGAACGATGGCACTTTTATCCAAATGGAAGATGAAATTTCTGGGATTAGCGTAGCTATCGGTGCTGCGATGAGTGGGGTTAAATCTATGACCGCAAGTAGCGGACCGGGAATTTCCTTAAAGGCTGAGCAAATAGGACTTGCTTTTATCGCGGAAATTCCTTTAGTTATCGTCAATGTTATGAGGGGAGGACCTTCGACAGGTTTGCCAACGCGTGTGGCTCAAGGGGATTTGTTTCAGGCTAAAGCACCTACGCACGGAGACTTTGCAAGTATAGCCATAGCTCCAGCCTCTTTGGAAGAAGCCTACACAGAAACCATTAGAGCTTTTAATTTGGCGGAAAAATATATGACACCAGTTTTTCTACTAATGGACGAAACCGTTGGACATATGAACGGCAAGGCACTTCTTCCAGAACTTAAAGATGTGAAAATTGTCAATCGTAAAAAATTTAGCGGAGATAAGAAAGACTATAAGCCTTATGCTGCCGCAGAAAACGAAGCGGCTACACTCAATCCTTTCTTTGAGGGCTATCGCTACCACATCACAGGACTTCATCACGGTGATATAGGATTTCCAACTGAAGATGGGGAGATTGTAAAGAAAAATATCGAAAGGCTTATCGGCAAAATTAAAAACAATAGAAACGATATTTGTGCCTATGAGGAATATATGCTAGATGATGCTGAATTTCTTATTATCGCTTATGGAAGTGTGAGTCGCTCGGCTAAAGAAGCGATTAATAGACTAAGGGAAGAGGGCATTAAAGTAGGGTTGTTTCGTCCTATTACGCTTTATCCTGTGGCGGAAGAAAAAATCGCTTCTGTGGTTAGCAAATTTAAAAAAGTAATGGTCAGCGAACTTAATATGGGGCAGTATTTAGAAGAAATCGAAAGGGTTAGCTCAAGAAGAGATTTTATTTCGTTACACAGAGCAAATGGACGCCCTATCACACCAAGTGAAATTATCGCTAAAGTAAAGGAGAATTTGTAA
- a CDS encoding 4Fe-4S binding protein produces the protein MSIIAPKDTPVWVDEHRCKACNICVSYCPAGVLAMRDDIHAVLGQMIEVVHPESCIGCSECETHCPDFAIMVAKRDEFKFAKLSPEAKERALAVKNNKYKKLA, from the coding sequence ATGAGTATAATCGCTCCAAAAGACACACCCGTTTGGGTAGATGAGCATAGGTGTAAGGCGTGTAATATTTGCGTGAGCTATTGCCCTGCCGGGGTTTTAGCTATGCGCGATGATATCCACGCTGTGTTAGGGCAGATGATAGAGGTTGTGCATCCTGAATCTTGCATAGGCTGTTCTGAGTGTGAAACGCATTGTCCGGATTTTGCTATTATGGTGGCAAAAAGAGATGAATTTAAATTTGCCAAACTTAGCCCAGAAGCTAAAGAGAGAGCTTTGGCTGTCAAAAATAACAAATATAAAAAATTAGCATAG
- the sucD gene encoding succinate--CoA ligase subunit alpha: MSILVNKNTKVIVQGFTGKEATFHAEQCMAYGTQIVGGVTPFKGGTEHLGKPVFNTVAEAIKTTGADVSLIFVPAFAVGDSVIEAADAGIKLAVVITEHTPVKDMMFAKQYANKKGMKIIGPNCPGIITSQECKLGIMPGFIFKKGCVGLISKSGTLTYEAANQVVQSGYGISTAVGIGGDPIIGLAYKELLSEFQKDDETKAIVMIGEIGGSLEVEAAKFIKENITKPVVAFIAGATAPKGKRMGHAGAIVGSSDESAAAKKEALKSYGIYVVDSPALIGSEIKKILA, from the coding sequence ATGAGTATTTTAGTCAATAAAAACACAAAAGTTATTGTTCAAGGTTTTACGGGTAAGGAAGCGACTTTTCACGCTGAGCAATGTATGGCTTATGGCACACAAATAGTTGGTGGAGTTACGCCATTTAAAGGTGGCACGGAGCATTTAGGTAAGCCTGTGTTTAACACTGTTGCAGAAGCTATTAAGACGACTGGAGCAGATGTAAGTCTTATTTTCGTGCCTGCTTTTGCGGTGGGTGATAGCGTGATAGAGGCTGCTGATGCTGGGATAAAACTTGCTGTTGTGATTACTGAGCATACTCCCGTTAAAGATATGATGTTTGCCAAGCAATATGCTAATAAAAAAGGTATGAAAATCATAGGACCAAACTGCCCTGGCATTATCACTTCGCAGGAATGTAAATTGGGCATTATGCCGGGTTTTATTTTCAAAAAAGGTTGCGTAGGACTTATTTCTAAATCAGGCACACTCACTTACGAAGCGGCAAATCAAGTCGTGCAAAGCGGATATGGAATTTCAACCGCTGTAGGTATAGGCGGAGACCCTATCATAGGACTAGCTTATAAAGAGCTTTTGAGCGAATTTCAAAAAGATGATGAAACTAAGGCGATTGTAATGATAGGTGAAATCGGCGGTAGCTTAGAAGTAGAAGCAGCTAAATTTATAAAAGAAAATATCACTAAACCTGTGGTTGCTTTCATAGCGGGTGCGACTGCTCCAAAGGGCAAAAGAATGGGACACGCAGGTGCTATTGTGGGAAGCAGTGATGAAAGTGCTGCGGCAAAAAAAGAAGCTTTGAAAAGCTACGGAATTTATGTTGTTGATTCTCCGGCTTTAATCGGTTCAGAAATCAAAAAAATACTAGCTTAA
- the sucC gene encoding ADP-forming succinate--CoA ligase subunit beta: MNIHEYQAKAIFAENGIATLKGKVAFSVDEAVANAKELGGSVWAVKAQIHAGGRGLGGGVKIAKSLDEVKGYAEQILGMTLVTHQTGSEGKLVQKLYIESGANIVKEYYLAILFNRMAEQITIIASSEGGMDIEKVAKESPEKIAKVGIDPQIGFKLFHALEVAKVLGLDKDESKKLAMMIEKLYKLYMEKDMNMLEINPLIKTAEGDFYALDAKCSFDDSSLYRHSDIAALRDITEENDAEREAAEFGLSYVKLDGDVACMVNGAGLAMATMDIINYSGAKPANFLDVGGGASPETVAKAFEIILRDKNVKVIFINIFGGIVRCDRIANGILEATKNVEVNIPIVVRLDGTNAAEAKSILENSNLKNIKAATNLKEGAELVKSLVG; this comes from the coding sequence ATGAACATACATGAGTATCAAGCAAAAGCGATTTTTGCTGAAAATGGCATTGCTACACTTAAGGGTAAGGTTGCTTTTAGTGTGGATGAAGCTGTGGCTAACGCCAAGGAGCTAGGCGGTAGCGTGTGGGCTGTCAAGGCTCAAATTCACGCTGGTGGTCGTGGGCTTGGAGGTGGAGTTAAAATCGCCAAAAGCTTAGATGAAGTTAAAGGTTATGCCGAACAAATTTTAGGGATGACTTTAGTTACGCATCAAACAGGTTCAGAGGGCAAACTTGTCCAAAAGCTTTATATTGAAAGCGGGGCAAATATCGTTAAAGAATATTACCTAGCCATACTTTTTAACAGAATGGCGGAGCAAATTACCATTATCGCTTCAAGTGAGGGCGGTATGGATATAGAAAAAGTCGCAAAAGAAAGCCCTGAAAAAATTGCAAAAGTTGGTATCGACCCACAAATCGGCTTTAAGCTTTTCCACGCTTTAGAAGTTGCGAAAGTCTTAGGACTTGATAAAGACGAGAGTAAAAAACTCGCAATGATGATAGAAAAGCTTTACAAGCTTTATATGGAAAAAGATATGAATATGCTAGAAATCAACCCTCTCATAAAAACAGCTGAGGGTGATTTTTACGCACTAGATGCAAAATGTAGCTTTGATGATAGCTCTTTATATCGTCATAGCGATATAGCAGCACTTAGAGACATTACTGAAGAAAATGACGCGGAACGCGAGGCTGCGGAATTTGGACTAAGCTATGTAAAACTTGATGGCGATGTAGCGTGTATGGTAAATGGTGCGGGCTTAGCTATGGCTACGATGGATATTATTAATTATAGTGGCGCAAAACCTGCAAATTTCTTAGATGTTGGTGGTGGAGCTTCGCCTGAGACTGTGGCTAAAGCTTTTGAGATAATTTTGCGTGATAAAAATGTTAAGGTCATTTTCATTAATATTTTTGGTGGAATTGTTCGCTGCGATAGAATAGCTAATGGAATTTTGGAGGCGACAAAAAATGTTGAAGTCAATATCCCTATCGTCGTGCGTCTCGATGGAACAAATGCAGCGGAAGCAAAAAGCATTTTAGAAAATTCAAATCTTAAAAATATCAAAGCAGCAACTAATCTTAAAGAAGGTGCTGAACTTGTAAAAAGTCTAGTAGGATAA